From one Paenibacillus terrae HPL-003 genomic stretch:
- the crcB gene encoding fluoride efflux transporter CrcB, translating to MIWWAAAGGMVGTLARYGLGMWVGKRFGTAFPWGTWIINISGSLLLGWLYGEFTQHNLSPALWMLLGTGFCGGYTTFSTFGYESLQLMERNEYRRTAVYVLSSVIVGVAAAAVGYIIS from the coding sequence ATGATTTGGTGGGCGGCAGCAGGTGGAATGGTCGGTACATTGGCGAGGTACGGACTTGGCATGTGGGTTGGAAAAAGGTTTGGCACCGCATTTCCGTGGGGAACGTGGATCATTAACATCAGCGGCTCACTGCTGCTCGGCTGGTTGTACGGCGAATTTACGCAGCACAATCTGTCTCCTGCACTCTGGATGCTGCTAGGAACAGGCTTTTGTGGCGGCTATACCACCTTTTCAACATTCGGGTATGAATCTCTCCAACTGATGGAGCGCAACGAATATCGGCGTACAGCTGTGTATGTGCTGTCTTCCGTAATAGTAGGAGTAGCGGCGGCGGCTGTTGGATATATAATCAGTTGA
- the crcB gene encoding fluoride efflux transporter CrcB — MKDVLFVGAGGALGTSVRYGVQSLLPVAGADFPLGVLLINWIGCLFLGWFFTVTLRSWRIKPRWRLAIGTGFTGGFTTFSTFAMDAVRLTVHDHALTAVLYLLLSVCGGLFLTWTGIRLGTKMTQAAPQEV; from the coding sequence ATGAAAGACGTGCTATTCGTCGGGGCGGGTGGAGCGCTTGGAACCTCTGTCCGTTACGGCGTACAATCATTGCTGCCTGTGGCAGGGGCCGATTTTCCACTTGGTGTACTGTTAATCAATTGGATCGGCTGTCTGTTTCTCGGTTGGTTTTTCACGGTAACCTTGCGCTCGTGGCGAATCAAACCTCGCTGGCGTCTTGCCATCGGAACAGGATTTACTGGGGGCTTTACAACCTTTTCCACCTTTGCAATGGATGCTGTACGCCTGACGGTTCATGATCATGCGCTTACGGCTGTGTTGTATCTGTTGCTCAGTGTATGTGGAGGTCTGTTTTTGACATGGACTGGTATTCGTCTGGGCACGAAAATGACGCAAGCTGCTCCCCAGGAGGTATAG
- a CDS encoding PPK2 family polyphosphate kinase, with protein MSDSLGMLTPGKKVSLKEWDPKDTKDIKNKEEIQQETDQLKERFAELQSKLFTEKKQAVLFVFQGMDCSGKDGVIKQVFSNLNPAGVTVHSFKSPTSEELSHDFLWRAHCVTPGRGYIAAFNRSYYEDVLITRVHGQVSDKQAKRSIKHIKHFEQLLLDSGVKVVKIFLHISKQFQLEKLIDRIEKPHKNWKLDPSDLQERKFWKQYTQYYEDVLELSATKQAPWYVVPSDNRWYRDYTVLRIAVQTLEEMKLSDPEPRPELESLLPELYKERDKK; from the coding sequence ATGTCTGATTCATTAGGAATGCTGACGCCGGGTAAGAAAGTTTCTCTGAAAGAGTGGGACCCCAAGGATACGAAGGATATCAAAAATAAAGAAGAAATTCAGCAGGAAACAGATCAATTGAAGGAACGTTTCGCGGAATTACAAAGCAAACTATTCACGGAAAAGAAGCAGGCGGTTTTGTTTGTATTTCAGGGTATGGATTGCAGCGGAAAAGATGGTGTCATCAAGCAGGTATTTTCCAATCTCAATCCGGCGGGTGTGACTGTCCACAGTTTTAAATCCCCTACATCCGAAGAATTAAGTCACGACTTCCTGTGGCGTGCCCACTGCGTAACCCCGGGGCGTGGATATATCGCGGCGTTCAACCGTTCTTATTACGAGGATGTGCTGATTACACGTGTTCACGGTCAGGTATCCGACAAGCAGGCCAAACGAAGTATTAAACATATCAAACATTTTGAACAACTGCTGCTGGATAGCGGTGTAAAGGTCGTCAAAATCTTTTTACATATTTCAAAGCAATTCCAGCTGGAAAAGCTAATCGACCGGATTGAAAAACCTCATAAAAACTGGAAACTAGATCCGAGTGATTTGCAGGAACGTAAATTTTGGAAGCAATATACCCAATATTATGAGGACGTACTCGAACTAAGTGCAACCAAGCAGGCTCCGTGGTATGTCGTTCCTTCGGATAACCGTTGGTACAGAGATTACACCGTACTGCGAATTGCCGTCCAAACGCTAGAGGAGATGAAGTTGTCCGATCCTGAACCAAGACCGGAACTGGAATCCCTTTTGCCTGAGCTCTATAAAGAACGGGATAAAAAATAA
- a CDS encoding replication-associated recombination protein A, translating to MDLFSYSQDSTPSNRLLADRLRPTSLDEYIGQEHVVGPGKLLRRAIEADQVSSILLYGPPGCGKTTLAHIISQHTQGEFVRLNAVEASVKDVREVIDRAQTNKSMYGKKTILFLDEVHRFNSSRQDALLPAVEKGTIVFIGATTENPFHYVNGALLSRSTLFQLESLTQEHSLAAMRRALGDADKGLGYMQLQVDEAALDHIASMANGDIRRALNALELAALTTPPLADGTIHVTLEVAEESIRRPIVKADESTQYDVLSAFHKSIRGSSDAALFWFLYAVEKLGMDPMTFLRRLIAASSEDIGLANPQAMVQAVSALEAYRNNGWPEAKLNIAQAILFAVESPKSNAVYTAISRAMSAMDDIKSAEVPLHLRDAHYKGSVKLGHVGYQYPHNYPNHYVKQQYLPDSIAGQTFYQASEQGNESKIRQNQQWRDSQS from the coding sequence ATGGACTTATTTTCATATTCCCAGGATTCGACGCCAAGCAATCGGCTGCTTGCTGACCGACTGCGTCCGACTTCGCTGGATGAATATATTGGACAGGAGCATGTCGTCGGTCCGGGCAAGCTGCTGCGAAGAGCTATAGAGGCAGATCAGGTTTCTTCGATCCTCCTGTACGGACCGCCGGGATGTGGCAAGACGACGCTGGCGCATATCATTTCACAACACACGCAAGGCGAATTTGTCCGTCTGAATGCAGTGGAAGCGTCTGTGAAGGACGTGAGGGAAGTGATTGACCGCGCACAAACGAATAAATCGATGTATGGAAAAAAGACCATCCTGTTTCTCGATGAGGTACATCGTTTCAACAGCTCACGCCAGGATGCACTGCTGCCTGCAGTGGAAAAGGGTACGATCGTGTTTATCGGCGCCACAACCGAAAACCCCTTTCACTACGTAAACGGCGCCTTGCTGAGCCGCTCTACGTTATTTCAGCTCGAATCGCTGACGCAGGAGCATTCGCTGGCAGCCATGCGCCGCGCCTTGGGCGATGCGGACAAGGGGCTCGGCTATATGCAGCTTCAGGTGGACGAAGCTGCGCTGGACCACATCGCGTCCATGGCGAATGGTGATATCCGCCGCGCCTTGAACGCGTTGGAACTGGCGGCGCTCACGACGCCTCCGCTGGCAGACGGCACAATTCACGTGACGTTAGAAGTCGCGGAGGAATCTATTCGCCGCCCGATTGTCAAGGCAGACGAGTCCACGCAGTATGACGTGCTGTCTGCTTTTCACAAAAGCATTCGCGGCTCCAGCGACGCGGCGCTGTTCTGGTTTCTGTACGCCGTAGAGAAGCTCGGCATGGACCCGATGACCTTTCTCCGCCGCCTCATCGCGGCGAGCAGCGAGGATATTGGCCTGGCGAATCCGCAGGCGATGGTGCAAGCGGTGAGTGCGCTTGAAGCCTATCGCAATAACGGCTGGCCCGAGGCCAAGCTGAACATTGCACAGGCCATTTTGTTCGCAGTGGAAAGCCCAAAATCGAATGCCGTCTATACGGCGATTTCACGGGCAATGTCGGCTATGGACGATATCAAATCGGCCGAGGTGCCGCTGCATTTGCGCGACGCACATTACAAAGGCTCGGTGAAGCTCGGTCATGTCGGGTATCAATATCCACACAATTATCCGAATCATTATGTGAAACAGCAATATTTGCCCGATTCGATAGCAGGTCAGACCTTTTACCAGGCTTCTGAGCAGGGGAATGAGTCAAAAATCAGACAGAACCAGCAGTGGCGGGATTCACAGTCGTAG